The Flavobacterium commune genome contains the following window.
AAATTTGGCCTTTGATTCCTGAGTTGCAACAAGCAAAATCGCTTTATCTACATCATAATAACTCAGTAATAAATCAAAATCTTTGATCAAAAAATCATTTACTGCCTGATTTATAATTTGGCCTTTCCAACTTAAATGCGTCCATTCTAATTTTGTTACCAAAGAAGTAAAACCACCTTTTGATTTACTTTTATAGATTAATAATTCTATGTTTTCTTCAGTAATCCCATTTAACACTAACTCCTTAACCAACAATTCTGTATGATTAAAATAAGTTTCGTCTATAATCACCCCTACTGTTTCTATTTTACCACTAAAAGATCCTGCTTTAACATTAAGTAAGCTGTTTTTTAATATTTTCTTTACTAAAAACTCTTTTAAGTAATTTAAAAACATAAGTTGTCTTTATTAGTAAACAAAATTAATTAATTAAGTTACACTATAGGTGGCAAATCTAAAAAAGTATAACGATGATTTGAAACTTTTTGTTAAATTCTTAACACTTATTTCGTGATACTAATTGAATTTATAACCAAAACAAAAATATCAATTTACAGCTAACATTTCCATAAAATCACTTTCCGAAATAATTGGGATATTCAACTTACTCGCCTTTTCTAATTTAGCCGGCCCCATATTATCTCCCGCAACCACAAAATCGGTTTTAGAAGAAATTGAACTCCCCACTTTTCCACCATTATCTTCAATGGCTTTTTTTAGTTCGTCACGTGAAAATTGCGCAAAAACTCCCGAAACTACAAAGGTTTTCCCAGCTAATTTATCCGTTGCATTCAAATTAATTTTTTCAACAATCTCAAATTGAACACCAAAACTTTTTAAACGCTCAATTATAATTTTATTTTCTTCATTTTCAAAAAAGTCAACAACACTTTGCGCAATTCGTTCTCCTATTTCATCTACCAAAACCAAATCCATCAAACTAGCCTTGCTCAAAGCATCAATGTTTTTATAATGCTTTGCCAACTTTTTTGCTACCGTTTCACCTACATAACGAATACCTAACGCGTAAAGCACACTCTCAAAAGGAATGTTTTTTGAATTTTCCACTCCATTTACCAAATTCTCCGCTGATTTTTGTGCCATTCGCTCTAAAGGCAAAATATCTTCCACTTTTAATTCGTATAAATCTGCATAATTCTGAACTAATTTATTATTGTAAAGTAACGCCACAGTTTCTCCTCCTAAACCTTCAATATCCATTGCTTTTCGCGAAATGTAATGCTGAATTCTACCAATAATCTGCGGCGGACAACCATAAAAATTTGGACAATAATGATTCGCCTCTCCCTCGTTTCTAACCAATTCCGTTTGACATTCCGGACAATGTGTAATATATTCGGTAGCTATAGAATTCTCAGGACGCTTAGTTAAATCAACAGCAATAATTTTAGGAATGATTTCCCCTCCTTTTTCTACAAAAACAGTATCATCAATTCGAATATCTAATTTTTGAATTTGATCGGCATTATGCAAAGAAGCTCTTTTTACAACAGTTCCTGCCAATTGTACCGGCTCTAAATTAGCCACAGGAGTTATTGCTCCTGTTCTTCCCACCTGATACGAAATCGAATTTAATTTAGTAAACACCTGCTCCGCCTTAAACTTATAAGCCATTGCCCAACGAGGAGATTTTGCTGTATAACCTAATTCTTCCTGGTAGTGTAAATTATTAACTTTCACTACAACACCATCAGTCTCATAAGGCAAATTATGACGATTTATATCCCAATAATCAATAAAATCAAAAACTTCCTGTAAATTATTAGCCAATTTCGCTTCATTAGGCACTTTAAATCCCCAATGACGAGCCGAATTCAAACCTTCAAATTGGGAAGCAAAAGGCAGTTTTTCGCCCGTAACAAAATACAGCAGACATTCCAATGGACGCTTAGCCACTTCAGCACTATCTTGTAGTTTCAAACTGCCTGAAGCGGTATTTCGAGGATTCGAATAGGGTGTTTCGCCAATTTCAATCAACTCCTGATTCATTTTTTCGAAACCAGCAAAAGGCAAGATAATTTCGCCACGAATATCAAATTTCTCAGGATAATCGTTTCCTTTTAAAGTCAAAGGAATCGAACGAATGGTTTTTATATTATTGGTTACATCATCACCCTGAAAACCATCACCACGCGTAACTGCACGAACTAATTTTCCGTTTTCATAAGTAATACTAATCGATGCACCATCGTATTTCAATTCGCAGGTATATTGCAAATCAACATTACCCAAAACTTTTTGAATTCTCACTTCCCAATCCTGTAAATCTTCTTTAGAATACGAATTATCCAAAGAATACATTCGTTGCGTATGTGCTACCGTTTGGAAATTTTTAGTAATTGTTCCACCTACTCTTTGTGTCGGGGAATTTTCATCAAAATATTCAGGATGCGCATTTTCTAAATCCTGAAGTTCTTTTAATTTTATATCAAACTCATAATCAGATATTGTAGCATTATCCAACACATAATAATTATAATTATGAAGATTAAGTTCTTCTCTTAATTTTTGAATCGTATTTAGAACATCCATATAAAAAAATTGGTCATTTTAGTTTCTGCAAACAGCCTACTAAAATAACCAATTTAAAAGAAATAACAGCTTTTATTATTTCAAATTACGATTCAATAATTGAATTTATTTGTTTAAATAATTGTCCGTCACTTAAAAAAGCACCTTGCTGGATTAATGCAAAAACGGAGGCATTTCGTTCTTCTGTAAATACTTTTTTACCCACTTTCATTTCGATAGTTTCTGTAAACATATTATCACTCAACCATTGCAAACCTTCTTTGGTCAAAAAGTCCACATCGGTCACTAATGTTTTCAAAACAATAGATTGAACATAAGTATCAAAAGCCTGAAAAAGGAAAATATGATTTTTAGAAAAGTGCTCTAAATACTCTGCTTTCGACAAAACACCTTCCCATATCAAATCAGAAAAAACATCCAATTCCTGTTCGGCCACTTCGGGTTTCTCTACTTTTATCTTATCCCATTCTGCTTTATCAATAGACTGGGTTGCTAAAAAGTTTGTAAACTCAGGATGTAATTCCTCAAATTGTTCTTTTGTTAGTCTTGTGTATTTCATGTCATTATTATTTTTTTTGCCACGAAGGCGCAAAGGCGCTAATTTTTTTTAATCCTGTATCAATCCCTTATAAAAACTTTTCGATTTTATAAAATTTTCATTATTAAACTAAAATTCTCTCCTAAAACAAAAAAACCTTTGTGCGTTTGTGTCTTTGTGGCAAAATTTTGAACAAAAAAAATCCCGATTTTCATCGGGATTTCAAATATGAAGTTTAGAAATTATGCTTTTTCAGCAACAATTTCATAAGCTAAGTCAAC
Protein-coding sequences here:
- a CDS encoding DUF6913 domain-containing protein, which translates into the protein MFLNYLKEFLVKKILKNSLLNVKAGSFSGKIETVGVIIDETYFNHTELLVKELVLNGITEENIELLIYKSKSKGGFTSLVTKLEWTHLSWKGQIINQAVNDFLIKDFDLLLSYYDVDKAILLVATQESKAKFKVGFSTINKRLNNLMINTNSENYKIFVQELFRYLKILNKK
- the ligA gene encoding NAD-dependent DNA ligase LigA, coding for MDVLNTIQKLREELNLHNYNYYVLDNATISDYEFDIKLKELQDLENAHPEYFDENSPTQRVGGTITKNFQTVAHTQRMYSLDNSYSKEDLQDWEVRIQKVLGNVDLQYTCELKYDGASISITYENGKLVRAVTRGDGFQGDDVTNNIKTIRSIPLTLKGNDYPEKFDIRGEIILPFAGFEKMNQELIEIGETPYSNPRNTASGSLKLQDSAEVAKRPLECLLYFVTGEKLPFASQFEGLNSARHWGFKVPNEAKLANNLQEVFDFIDYWDINRHNLPYETDGVVVKVNNLHYQEELGYTAKSPRWAMAYKFKAEQVFTKLNSISYQVGRTGAITPVANLEPVQLAGTVVKRASLHNADQIQKLDIRIDDTVFVEKGGEIIPKIIAVDLTKRPENSIATEYITHCPECQTELVRNEGEANHYCPNFYGCPPQIIGRIQHYISRKAMDIEGLGGETVALLYNNKLVQNYADLYELKVEDILPLERMAQKSAENLVNGVENSKNIPFESVLYALGIRYVGETVAKKLAKHYKNIDALSKASLMDLVLVDEIGERIAQSVVDFFENEENKIIIERLKSFGVQFEIVEKINLNATDKLAGKTFVVSGVFAQFSRDELKKAIEDNGGKVGSSISSKTDFVVAGDNMGPAKLEKASKLNIPIISESDFMEMLAVN
- a CDS encoding DUF6495 family protein; protein product: MKYTRLTKEQFEELHPEFTNFLATQSIDKAEWDKIKVEKPEVAEQELDVFSDLIWEGVLSKAEYLEHFSKNHIFLFQAFDTYVQSIVLKTLVTDVDFLTKEGLQWLSDNMFTETIEMKVGKKVFTEERNASVFALIQQGAFLSDGQLFKQINSIIES